GCGCCCACGCTCACGAACTGGCCCTGCATGCGAATGCCTGGCCTTTTGCCGAAGCTCGCGCACTGGAAAAACACCTGGGCGGGAAACTACCGGAAAAAGGCTACGTTTTGTTCGAAACCGGCTACGGCCCGTCGGGCTTGCCGCACATCGGCACCTTTGGCGAGGTGATGCGCACCACAATGGTGCGCCGTGCGTTCGAACTTCTGACCGGCATGCCGACCCGTCTGTTCGCCTATTCCGACGACATGGACGGCCTGCGCAAGGTGCCGACCAATGTGCCCAACCAGGACATGCTGCGTCCCCATTTGGGCAAACCGCTGACGCAAATTCCCGATCCGTTCGGCACCCACGAAAGCTTCGGCCATCACAACAACGCCCGTTTGTGCGCGTTCTTGGACAGCTTCGGTTTCGAATACGAATTCAAGTCTGCGACCGAAGAATACAAGGCCGGCCATTTGGACAAGACCTTGCTTAAGGTGTTGCAGCACTACGACAAGGTGATGGAAATCATGTTGCCGACCTTGGGCGAGGAGCGTCGCGCGACCTATTCGCCGTTCCTGCCGGTGTGTTCCGAAACCGGCGAAGTGTTGCAAGTTCCCATCGTCGAAACCAAGCCCGACGCGGGCACCATCGTCTACAAGCGCGACGACGGCCAATTGGTCGAGACCGAAGTGACGGGCGGCCAAGTGAAGCTGCAGTGGAAAGCCGATTGGGGTGGACGCTGGGACGCGCTGGACGTCGATTACGAAATGTCCGGTAAGGATTTGATCGACAGCGTCAAGCTGGCCAGCCGCATCTGCCGCACGCTGGGTGGCAAGCCGCCGTTGAACTTGACCTACGAGCTGTTCTTGGACGACCAAGGTCAGAAAATTTCCAAGTCCAAGGGCAATGGTTTGTCCATGGAAGAGTGGTTGCGCTACGCCACGCCGGAATCCCTGGCGCTGTTCATGTACCAAAAGCCCAAGACCGCCAAGCGTCTGTTTTTCGACGTCATTCCCAAGACGGTCGACGAGTACTTGGCGCACCTGGCAGCGTTCGACGGCCAGGAAGAAAAAGACCAGATCAACAATCCGGTTTGGCACATTCACGGCGGCAAACCGCCGGCACCGGAAGCCGAAGGCTTGAGCTTCAACATCTTGCTCAACCTCGC
This DNA window, taken from Magnetovibrio sp., encodes the following:
- a CDS encoding lysine--tRNA ligase, which codes for MPYQPDLPRAHAHELALHANAWPFAEARALEKHLGGKLPEKGYVLFETGYGPSGLPHIGTFGEVMRTTMVRRAFELLTGMPTRLFAYSDDMDGLRKVPTNVPNQDMLRPHLGKPLTQIPDPFGTHESFGHHNNARLCAFLDSFGFEYEFKSATEEYKAGHLDKTLLKVLQHYDKVMEIMLPTLGEERRATYSPFLPVCSETGEVLQVPIVETKPDAGTIVYKRDDGQLVETEVTGGQVKLQWKADWGGRWDALDVDYEMSGKDLIDSVKLASRICRTLGGKPPLNLTYELFLDDQGQKISKSKGNGLSMEEWLRYATPESLALFMYQKPKTAKRLFFDVIPKTVDEYLAHLAAFDGQEEKDQINNPVWHIHGGKPPAPEAEGLSFNILLNLASVCGSDDKAVLWSFISRYRADATPENSPILDQLVGYAINYYEDFVKPHKSYRVPSEQERGALQDLKTKLEGMAGDASAEDIQTEVYEVGKAHGFENLRNWFKACYEVLLGQEQGPRMGSFIALYGVAETVTLIDKALAGGDLSA